One Malus domestica chromosome 11, GDT2T_hap1 genomic region harbors:
- the LOC103447135 gene encoding uncharacterized protein produces the protein MVRAYTQEYTYKHPWERVTSASWKKFADAENKRTLSHILEVDTLNHKLDPSTGKLYTTRVITVHAPGPWFVRKIVRQDVCHCVESTVVDAQARSMQLATNNISLEKFIEVEEKIRYDPHPENPNGWTLCRQETSIRIKPLSALASMAEKVEQRCAEKFVQNSAKGREVMEKICKYLEAESKGISF, from the coding sequence ATGGTGAGGGCATACACACAAGAATACACATACAAGCACCCATGGGAGCGGGTGACTTCTGCATCGTGGAAAAAATTTGCTGATGCTGAAAACAAACGCACACTATCACATATCCTTGAAGTTGACACGCTGAACCACAAGCTTGATCCCAGCACAGGAAAGCTTTACACCACACGTGTTATCACTGTCCATGCGCCAGGACCATGGTTTGTCCGCAAAATTGTTCGCCAGGATGTCTGCCACTGCGTTGAGTCAACAGTTGTGGATGCGCAAGCACGATCAATGCAACTCGCCACCAATAATATTAGCCTCGAAAAGTTTATAGAGGTGGAGGAGAAGATCAGGTATGATCCCCACCCTGAGAACCCAAATGGCTGGACATTATGCCGACAGGAGACTAGCATTCGAATCAAGCCTTTATCAGCATTGGCATCAATGGCAGAAAAGGTTGAACAACGCTGCGCTGAGAAGTTTGTGCAGAACAGTGCCAAGGGTAGAGAGGTTATGGAGAAGATATGCAAGTATCTTGAAGCTGAATCTAAAGGGATTTCTTTCTAA
- the LOC103447133 gene encoding zinc finger A20 and AN1 domain-containing stress-associated protein 8-like, with translation MEHEETGCQSAPEGPILCVNNCGFFGSAATMNMCSKCHKDMVLKQEQAKLAASSFGSIVNRTSSINANEPVASVDVQPHPMEPKTLSSQPSFSFGSGSSGEPKPEGPKRCNTCNKRVGLTGFNCRCGHLFCAVHRYSDKHDCSYDYLTAGQDAIAKANPVVKADKLGKI, from the coding sequence ATGGAGCACGAGGAGACTGGATGTCAATCTGCCCCGGAAGGTCCTATTTTGTGCGTAAACAATTGTGGGTTTTTCGGAAGTGCGGCTACTATGAATATGTGCTCCAAGTGTCACAAGGACATGGTCTTGAAACAGGAGCAGGCGAAGCTTGCTGCATCATCCTTTGGAAGCATTGTCAACAGAACATCAAGCATCAACGCAAATGAGCCTGTTGCTTCTGTGGATGTTCAACCCCATCCAATGGAGCCAAAAACTCTCTCTTCGCAACCATCCTTTTCCTTTGGTTCAGGGTCATCTGGTGAGCCAAAGCCAGAGGGCCCAAAACGTTGCAACACTTGCAACAAGCGGGTTGGATTAACAGGGTTCAATTGTCGGTGTGGCCACCTCTTTTGTGCAGTACATCGTTATTCAGACAAACATGACTGCTCTTACGATTATCTCACTGCTGGACAGGATGCTATTGCGAAAGCCAACCCTGTCGTAAAAGCTGACAAGCTTGGTAAAATCTAA